In Methylacidiphilum infernorum V4, a single window of DNA contains:
- the rpiB gene encoding ribose 5-phosphate isomerase B — MKIALGSDHAGFNYKEKVKNFLKESCLEVIDCGTFAPDPPVDYPDYVRPAALLVAQGQADRAIVFGGSGNGEAMVANKVKGIRCAYCFNEESARLGRLHNDANAISIGQRLIPEEMALKIVKIFLETPFEGGRHIPRIKKMMEYENAP; from the coding sequence ATGAAAATTGCGCTCGGATCGGACCATGCCGGTTTTAATTACAAGGAAAAGGTTAAAAATTTTTTAAAAGAATCCTGCCTGGAAGTTATTGACTGTGGAACTTTTGCCCCGGATCCTCCTGTAGATTACCCCGATTACGTAAGACCCGCTGCCTTACTCGTTGCTCAAGGTCAAGCTGACCGAGCCATAGTTTTCGGCGGTTCCGGTAACGGGGAAGCGATGGTGGCGAACAAAGTCAAAGGGATCCGCTGTGCTTATTGCTTTAACGAAGAATCCGCAAGGCTGGGCAGGCTGCATAACGATGCTAACGCTATTTCTATTGGACAAAGGCTGATTCCAGAAGAAATGGCTTTAAAAATCGTGAAAATTTTCCTAGAAACTCCTTTTGAAGGAGGTCGCCATATTCCCAGGATTAAAAAAATGATGGAATATGAAAATGCTCCATGA
- a CDS encoding bifunctional YncE family protein/alkaline phosphatase family protein: MSNPNIILIFCLSLYLSSFHLFGQQAKKASTPSPIPTGVRINFSEIPDFKVEDLHIDSDKGEIPISGAISLAISPSEDTLLLLTSGYNKYFDPGGKPNPDLSKQRVFIYDISYGYPRKLAVVGLSNSFMGIDWNPDGREFYVSGGMDDAIYAFRGFEQNWSPSRPPLYLNHSKGNGIDVKPVVAGIRVSPDGKFLVAANFTNDSISLIDLEKWTKIGELDLRPGKIDPRYSGSAGGEYPLDVAWAGYNKIYVSSLRDREIDVVSWDNQTLKLTRRLYLQGQPNRLVVNPALNRAYVTEDNSDRLTIIDTTSDKIIDSIFTVSPIGISSAKLLKGASPNNLALDPSGKFIYVTNGGMNCLSVIKLSPYDQGTSKVKSPQTKTELLCLVPTGWYPSAVAIRSDGKWIYVSNAKSQYGPNNEQWEKPAILNSDFFKKWLSKNQYILQKSSSTLLSFPRPKPLSYSMLTKTVFENNNLFSLSKETQMFFNKLHGLVHHVIYVIKENRGYDQLFGDLKSGNGDPSLAILAPYAPNHRKLATQFVLLDNFFDSGEVSGNGWLWSTAARDLDITEKTVPLHYSGRGLTYDWEGMNRNINVGEENMEARRKSDPFLPNDPDILPGKSDISAPDSPEGETGLGYLWDEALRKGITVRNYGFFGDVTRYHLPKDHPAFIPPARLPYKESIVQFFPTKPSLAKVSDLYYRGFDMKYPDFWRFKEWEREFDEFVKNKNLPALELVRLPHDHFGMFGQSIDKVDTVETQMADNDYALGLLVEKVANSPYKEDTLIFVVEDDAQNSVDHVDAHRSIALVIGPFVKQGITLSTRYTTVNLVKTIEKILGLDSLSVFDQFSLPMTNIFDLKQKTWSYTAVVPEVLHQTDLPIPRKTTTKSLQHNASFWETLFSDEDFSREDRLHPERFNRALWLGLTGKDLPPAYRDKKQP, encoded by the coding sequence ATGTCTAATCCGAACATCATTTTGATTTTTTGTCTTTCTCTTTATTTATCTTCTTTTCATCTTTTTGGCCAACAAGCAAAAAAGGCCTCTACCCCCAGTCCTATCCCTACGGGAGTGCGGATCAACTTTTCGGAAATCCCCGACTTTAAGGTAGAGGATCTCCATATCGATTCAGATAAAGGGGAAATACCCATCTCCGGGGCGATATCCTTGGCCATCAGCCCCAGCGAAGATACCCTCCTTCTGCTTACGAGCGGATATAACAAGTATTTTGATCCAGGGGGCAAACCTAACCCCGATCTTTCTAAGCAGAGGGTGTTTATTTACGACATTTCTTATGGATATCCCCGGAAACTGGCCGTAGTGGGTCTCTCCAATTCTTTCATGGGCATTGATTGGAATCCGGATGGGAGAGAGTTTTACGTATCTGGTGGAATGGACGATGCAATATATGCTTTTAGGGGTTTTGAACAAAACTGGTCCCCTTCTCGCCCTCCTCTTTACCTTAATCATTCAAAGGGCAACGGCATAGACGTAAAGCCTGTAGTTGCCGGCATAAGGGTGAGCCCGGACGGAAAATTCCTGGTTGCGGCGAACTTCACGAATGATTCCATCAGTTTAATCGACTTGGAAAAATGGACGAAAATCGGGGAACTGGATCTACGCCCCGGCAAAATTGATCCCCGTTACTCGGGATCGGCCGGGGGAGAGTACCCCCTAGACGTTGCTTGGGCGGGCTATAATAAAATATATGTAAGCAGCCTAAGAGATAGAGAAATAGACGTTGTCAGTTGGGACAACCAGACTTTAAAACTTACCCGGCGGTTATACCTCCAAGGACAACCCAACCGCCTCGTGGTCAACCCTGCCTTGAACCGAGCTTACGTTACCGAAGATAACTCGGATCGACTGACAATCATAGACACCACATCCGATAAAATTATCGACTCGATCTTTACCGTAAGCCCTATCGGTATTTCTTCTGCTAAGCTTCTTAAAGGGGCATCTCCCAACAACCTTGCCCTGGATCCTTCAGGCAAATTCATCTACGTAACCAACGGGGGAATGAATTGTCTTTCCGTAATCAAGCTTAGTCCTTATGATCAAGGGACATCTAAAGTTAAAAGCCCCCAAACCAAGACCGAGCTTTTATGCCTGGTCCCCACAGGATGGTATCCCTCTGCGGTGGCTATCCGTTCAGATGGCAAATGGATTTATGTCAGCAATGCCAAAAGCCAATACGGTCCGAACAACGAACAATGGGAAAAACCAGCGATTTTAAATAGCGATTTTTTTAAAAAATGGCTTTCCAAAAATCAATATATCCTTCAAAAGTCGAGTTCGACCCTTTTAAGCTTTCCCCGACCCAAGCCTCTCTCTTACAGCATGTTGACAAAGACGGTATTCGAAAACAACAACCTTTTTTCCCTCTCCAAGGAAACGCAGATGTTCTTCAACAAGCTTCATGGCCTGGTGCATCATGTCATCTATGTCATTAAAGAAAACAGGGGGTATGACCAGCTTTTTGGAGATTTAAAATCCGGCAACGGCGATCCTAGCCTTGCAATTTTAGCCCCCTATGCGCCGAACCATAGGAAATTGGCTACCCAATTTGTTCTTTTGGATAACTTTTTCGATAGCGGGGAGGTCAGTGGTAATGGTTGGTTATGGAGTACGGCGGCTAGAGACTTGGACATAACGGAAAAAACCGTTCCTCTGCATTACAGCGGCCGCGGTCTTACCTATGACTGGGAGGGAATGAACAGAAACATCAATGTTGGAGAAGAGAATATGGAAGCCCGGAGAAAATCCGATCCTTTTCTTCCCAACGATCCCGACATCCTGCCGGGTAAAAGCGATATTTCAGCTCCGGATAGTCCAGAAGGAGAAACAGGTCTTGGCTATCTTTGGGATGAAGCTTTAAGAAAAGGGATTACCGTGCGGAACTACGGTTTTTTTGGGGATGTCACCAGGTACCACCTCCCCAAAGATCACCCCGCATTTATTCCTCCTGCTAGGCTTCCTTACAAAGAAAGCATCGTTCAATTTTTCCCTACCAAGCCTTCATTGGCCAAGGTAAGTGATCTTTACTATCGGGGATTTGATATGAAATATCCCGATTTTTGGAGATTCAAGGAATGGGAAAGAGAGTTTGATGAGTTTGTAAAAAATAAAAACCTTCCTGCCTTGGAACTCGTCAGGCTTCCCCACGATCATTTCGGGATGTTCGGCCAGAGCATAGACAAAGTCGACACCGTAGAAACACAGATGGCCGATAACGACTACGCACTAGGATTGCTCGTCGAAAAAGTCGCCAATAGTCCTTACAAAGAGGATACCTTGATTTTTGTCGTCGAAGATGATGCCCAAAACAGCGTGGATCACGTTGATGCCCATAGAAGCATAGCCCTTGTGATTGGACCTTTTGTCAAACAGGGGATCACTCTTTCTACAAGATACACCACGGTTAACCTCGTCAAAACGATTGAGAAAATCCTCGGGCTCGATTCATTATCCGTCTTTGACCAATTTTCCCTACCCATGACCAACATCTTTGATCTTAAACAAAAAACCTGGTCTTATACGGCGGTCGTTCCCGAAGTGTTGCATCAAACCGATCTGCCCATTCCCCGTAAAACAACTACGAAAAGTTTGCAACATAATGCATCCTTCTGGGAAACCTTGTTTTCGGATGAAGATTTCAGTCGGGAAGACCGTCTCCATCCCGAGCGGTTTAATAGAGCCCTCTGGCTGGGATTGACAGGCAAGGATCTTCCCCCGGCCTACCGGGATAAAAAACAACCCTAG